One genomic window of Thioclava sp. GXIMD4216 includes the following:
- a CDS encoding amino acid aminotransferase produces the protein MFSNLKPTPADKILALSGLYRADPRDEKIDLGVGVYKTAEGKTPIMSAISKAEKILHETETTKTYASLIGQPDFHGAMAAMVLGEGYPADRLAFLSTVGGTGACRQAFELARLANPEMKVWVSDPTWPNHIAILNFMGVEVKPYRYFDNDARAVAFDAMIEDLKQAKKGDVVLLHGCCHNPTGANLTLEQWAVVAETLLANGATPMIDLAYQGFGDGLEADAAGTRLMAEKMPELMIAASCSKNFGIYRERTGCLMVLGDAANTAITQDNLGKLNRLAYSFPPFHGQALVAKVLTDPTLRQEWEDELESVRNGMLGLREQLAAELRQLTNSDRFDFLARHRGMFSRLGATEAQVMKMREDNAIYMVGDSRLNIAGLNENSVPLLAKAIVAAGV, from the coding sequence ATGTTCAGCAATCTCAAACCCACGCCGGCGGACAAGATCCTTGCCTTGTCCGGCCTCTATCGCGCCGATCCGCGCGACGAAAAGATCGACCTTGGTGTCGGCGTCTACAAGACTGCTGAAGGCAAGACCCCGATCATGTCGGCAATCTCGAAAGCCGAGAAGATCCTGCACGAGACCGAAACCACCAAAACCTATGCCAGCCTGATCGGCCAGCCGGATTTCCACGGCGCAATGGCCGCGATGGTGCTGGGCGAAGGCTATCCGGCGGACCGTCTGGCCTTCCTGTCGACCGTCGGCGGCACCGGTGCCTGCCGTCAGGCCTTCGAACTGGCGCGTCTGGCCAACCCCGAGATGAAAGTCTGGGTGTCGGACCCGACCTGGCCGAACCATATCGCCATCCTGAATTTCATGGGTGTCGAGGTCAAACCCTACCGGTATTTCGACAATGACGCCCGCGCGGTGGCCTTTGACGCGATGATCGAAGACCTCAAGCAGGCCAAGAAGGGGGATGTCGTCCTGCTGCATGGCTGCTGCCATAACCCGACCGGCGCGAACCTGACGCTGGAGCAATGGGCCGTGGTTGCCGAGACCCTGCTGGCAAACGGCGCGACCCCGATGATCGATCTGGCCTATCAGGGCTTTGGCGACGGTCTGGAAGCCGATGCCGCAGGCACCCGCCTGATGGCCGAGAAGATGCCGGAACTGATGATCGCGGCCTCCTGCTCGAAGAACTTCGGCATCTACCGCGAGCGCACCGGCTGTCTGATGGTGCTGGGCGATGCGGCCAATACCGCAATCACGCAGGACAATCTGGGCAAGCTGAACCGTCTGGCCTATTCCTTCCCGCCCTTCCACGGGCAGGCGCTGGTGGCGAAGGTCCTGACCGACCCGACCCTGCGTCAGGAGTGGGAAGACGAGCTGGAATCCGTGCGCAACGGCATGCTGGGCCTGCGCGAGCAACTGGCCGCCGAGCTGCGCCAGTTGACCAATTCGGACCGGTTCGACTTCCTCGCCCGTCACCGCGGCATGTTCTCGCGTCTGGGGGCGACCGAGGCACAGGTGATGAAAATGCGCGAAGATAACGCGATCTATATGGTCGGTGACTCGCGTCTGAACATCGCCGGCCTGAATGAAAACTCGGTGCCGCTCTTGGCCAAGGCGATTGTCGCAGCCGGCGTCTGA
- the smpB gene encoding SsrA-binding protein SmpB, which produces MAKKPSSENNGLIAENRQARYHYAVEDTLEAGIVLTGSEVKSLRNGRANIAESYASVEEAELWLINGNIEKYAQAKTFGHEERRKRKLLVSKRELSRLWNATQREGMTIVPLKMYFNEKGLVKLLIGIAKGKKVADKRATEAKRDWDRQKQRLLKQNL; this is translated from the coding sequence ATGGCTAAGAAACCGAGTTCCGAGAATAACGGCCTGATCGCCGAGAACCGTCAGGCACGCTACCATTACGCCGTCGAGGATACGCTCGAGGCGGGCATCGTGCTGACCGGATCCGAGGTCAAGTCCCTGCGCAATGGCCGCGCCAATATCGCCGAGAGCTATGCATCCGTCGAAGAGGCGGAGCTGTGGCTGATCAACGGCAATATCGAGAAATACGCTCAGGCCAAGACCTTCGGCCATGAGGAACGCCGCAAGCGCAAGCTGCTGGTGTCCAAGCGTGAACTCTCGCGGCTGTGGAATGCGACCCAGCGCGAAGGCATGACCATCGTGCCGCTGAAGATGTATTTCAATGAAAAGGGTCTGGTGAAGCTCTTGATCGGCATCGCCAAGGGGAAGAAAGTGGCCGATAAACGCGCCACCGAAGCCAAGCGCGACTGGGATCGCCAGAAGCAGCGCCTGCTCAAGCAGAACCTCTGA
- the msrP gene encoding protein-methionine-sulfoxide reductase catalytic subunit MsrP, whose translation MMRQDWDIYKDRDVTPKEMFLNRRQIMAGGLGAACVTALPRGARAEALTPNSFEEITSYNNFYEFGWDKSDPKKYAAALTTTPWSVEIDGLVERPGTYALEDLLKMVTVSERIYRFRCVEAWSMVIPWSGFQLSDLLESVGVQSGARYVGFTSVLRPKEMPGQSGYSGIDWPYQEGLRLDEAMNPLTLMATGLYGEDLPKQNGAPIRLVVPWKYGFKSAKSIVKISLLKDQPLNTWQALQPKEYGFYANVNPQVDHPRWSQATERVIGAGLFGGRKETLMFNGYGEQVASLYKGMDLRKFY comes from the coding sequence ATGATGCGCCAAGACTGGGATATCTACAAGGATCGGGATGTCACCCCGAAGGAGATGTTTCTCAACCGCCGCCAGATCATGGCTGGTGGCCTCGGGGCGGCGTGTGTCACGGCCCTGCCGCGCGGAGCCCGTGCCGAGGCGCTCACGCCCAATAGCTTCGAGGAGATCACCTCTTACAACAATTTCTACGAATTCGGCTGGGACAAGTCGGACCCGAAGAAATATGCGGCGGCGCTGACCACGACCCCTTGGTCGGTGGAGATTGACGGGCTGGTCGAGAGGCCCGGCACCTATGCGCTGGAGGATCTGCTGAAGATGGTCACCGTCAGCGAACGTATCTACCGTTTCCGCTGTGTCGAGGCCTGGTCGATGGTGATCCCGTGGTCGGGGTTCCAGTTGTCGGACCTGCTGGAAAGCGTCGGTGTGCAATCCGGCGCCCGATATGTGGGGTTCACCTCGGTGCTGCGCCCGAAAGAGATGCCCGGCCAGAGCGGGTATTCCGGCATCGACTGGCCCTATCAGGAAGGGCTGCGGCTGGACGAGGCGATGAACCCGCTGACCCTGATGGCCACCGGCCTTTATGGTGAGGACCTCCCCAAGCAGAACGGCGCACCGATCCGGCTGGTCGTGCCGTGGAAATACGGGTTCAAATCGGCCAAGAGCATCGTGAAGATCTCGCTTCTGAAAGACCAGCCGCTGAATACATGGCAGGCGCTGCAGCCGAAGGAATACGGCTTCTATGCCAATGTGAACCCGCAGGTGGACCATCCGCGCTGGTCACAGGCCACCGAGAGGGTGATTGGCGCGGGGCTGTTTGGCGGGCGGAAAGAGACGCTGATGTTCAACGGCTACGGCGAGCAGGTGGCCTCTCTCTATAAAGGCATGGATCTGCGGAAGTTCTACTGA
- the sseA gene encoding 3-mercaptopyruvate sulfurtransferase: protein MDNPKILVSTDWLEDHLKNPDLRVIDASWFMPGSDKDAKAAYDACHIPGARFFDIDEISDQRSDLPHMAPPAEKFISRMRAMGVGDGHQVVIYDQCGIFSAPRVWWLFKLFGKADVAVLDGGLPKWLAENRPTEDMPPVLRERHMTVQRQAQLVKDVTQVAHSSKLGDAVIIDARAAERFAGSQPEPRPGLRAGHIPNARNVPFGTVLNANGTMKSPEDLRAIFETAGVDLAKPAITSCGSGVTAAVLALALESMGKSDWSLYDGSWSEWGMYNDLRVATGEA, encoded by the coding sequence ATGGATAATCCGAAGATACTGGTATCGACCGACTGGCTTGAGGACCATCTGAAAAATCCCGATCTGCGGGTGATCGATGCATCCTGGTTCATGCCGGGGTCCGATAAGGATGCGAAGGCGGCGTATGACGCCTGCCATATCCCCGGCGCACGCTTTTTCGATATCGACGAGATTTCCGACCAGCGTTCCGATCTGCCGCATATGGCACCGCCCGCCGAAAAGTTCATCTCGCGGATGCGGGCAATGGGCGTGGGCGACGGCCATCAGGTGGTGATCTACGATCAATGCGGCATCTTCTCGGCACCGCGCGTGTGGTGGCTGTTCAAGCTGTTCGGCAAAGCCGATGTTGCGGTGCTGGATGGGGGCCTGCCGAAATGGCTGGCCGAGAACCGCCCCACCGAAGACATGCCGCCCGTGCTGCGCGAACGGCATATGACGGTGCAGCGTCAGGCGCAGCTAGTGAAGGATGTGACGCAGGTCGCGCATAGCTCGAAACTGGGCGATGCGGTGATCATCGATGCGCGTGCCGCCGAACGCTTTGCGGGCAGCCAGCCCGAGCCGCGCCCCGGTCTGCGGGCAGGCCATATCCCCAATGCGCGCAATGTGCCCTTCGGCACGGTTCTCAACGCGAACGGCACGATGAAATCCCCCGAGGATCTGCGCGCGATTTTCGAAACAGCAGGCGTCGATCTGGCGAAACCCGCCATCACGTCCTGCGGATCGGGTGTGACGGCGGCCGTGCTGGCGCTGGCGCTCGAATCGATGGGCAAATCGGATTGGTCGCTTTATGACGGCAGCTGGTCCGAATGGGGCATGTATAACGACCTCAGGGTCGCAACCGGAGAAGCATGA
- a CDS encoding MarR family transcriptional regulator: MPKARLAYLLHDASRAVRSRFETHTADIGLTSSQWRLMSILMREGPLPQARIAELMEIEPISVSRLVDRMEQGGWVERAPSPNDRRVRLVAPTEKAQNTFTEARSAADRVYAESMTGMPEGTYEELTDILEKLIHNLNTLNNQHR; this comes from the coding sequence ATGCCCAAAGCCCGCCTAGCCTATCTTCTGCACGACGCCTCGCGCGCCGTGCGCAGCCGCTTTGAAACCCATACGGCCGATATCGGACTGACATCTTCGCAATGGCGCCTTATGTCGATTCTCATGCGTGAAGGACCGCTGCCGCAGGCGCGGATTGCCGAGTTGATGGAAATCGAGCCGATCTCGGTATCGCGTCTTGTCGACCGGATGGAACAGGGCGGCTGGGTCGAGCGGGCCCCCTCCCCCAATGACCGTCGCGTGCGGCTGGTTGCGCCGACAGAAAAGGCCCAGAACACGTTCACCGAAGCCCGTAGCGCCGCTGACCGCGTTTATGCCGAATCCATGACCGGTATGCCCGAGGGCACCTATGAAGAACTGACCGACATTCTGGAAAAGCTGATCCACAA
- the msrQ gene encoding protein-methionine-sulfoxide reductase heme-binding subunit MsrQ produces the protein MQLAIASPINRATRHLPTWLVYIAGLIPLAWVVWLVLSGGIGVDPVKGIEHRLGKIALWFLMGGLVISPLRRTTGVNLLRYRRAVGLLGFFYVALHLLAWIVLDMALLWGQLLPDLYRRPYLFFGIAAFVLMIPLALTSNKASIRHLGKNWRRLHWLVYPAVGLGVLHYVWQMKVISQEGWIWIAAFTLLMLLRGVWGLMGR, from the coding sequence ATGCAGCTGGCTATCGCGTCTCCGATCAATCGCGCCACACGTCATCTGCCGACATGGCTCGTCTATATAGCGGGACTGATCCCCTTGGCTTGGGTGGTGTGGCTGGTGCTTTCCGGCGGGATCGGTGTCGATCCGGTCAAGGGGATCGAGCACCGTCTGGGCAAGATCGCGCTGTGGTTCCTGATGGGCGGGCTGGTGATCTCGCCCCTGCGCCGAACCACGGGGGTGAACTTGCTGCGTTATCGCCGTGCCGTGGGGCTTCTGGGCTTCTTCTATGTGGCGCTGCATCTTCTGGCATGGATCGTGCTGGATATGGCGCTGCTCTGGGGGCAGTTGCTGCCCGACCTCTATCGCCGCCCCTATCTGTTCTTCGGGATTGCCGCCTTTGTGCTGATGATCCCGCTGGCGCTGACCTCGAATAAGGCCTCGATCCGGCATCTGGGCAAAAACTGGCGCCGCCTGCACTGGCTGGTCTATCCGGCCGTCGGCTTGGGCGTGCTGCATTATGTCTGGCAGATGAAGGTGATCTCGCAGGAAGGCTGGATCTGGATCGCGGCATTCACCCTGCTGATGCTTCTTCGGGGTGTTTGGGGTTTGATGGGCCGTTAA